One Pantoea eucalypti genomic region harbors:
- a CDS encoding PIN domain-containing protein, which yields MAFNGKILSNVYNINKYTPKDSDSFFVDTNVWFWLTYSKGIPSNRQYLQCYNQFINSALGKNATLFHSGLSLAELAHIIEKSEREIHEKVVNKKIGTKDFRHIYSNERNAAINEIKTSWLQVESLATQIEISVCEELTNECVNLMPNNTLDGYDLMIHESMKSSGVLNIITDDGDYTTVDGINVYTSNANVLAAAASQNKLAN from the coding sequence ATGGCTTTCAATGGTAAGATTTTATCGAATGTTTACAATATCAATAAATATACACCAAAAGATTCGGACAGTTTTTTTGTAGATACTAATGTATGGTTTTGGCTCACTTATTCCAAAGGCATACCTTCAAATAGACAATATCTCCAATGCTATAACCAGTTTATCAATTCAGCCTTGGGAAAAAATGCCACTCTTTTTCACTCAGGACTTTCATTGGCTGAGCTTGCACATATTATTGAAAAGTCGGAAAGAGAAATACACGAAAAAGTTGTCAATAAAAAGATCGGCACTAAAGACTTCCGCCATATTTATAGTAATGAAAGAAATGCAGCTATAAATGAAATCAAAACATCTTGGTTGCAAGTTGAGTCTTTGGCCACACAGATAGAAATTAGTGTTTGTGAGGAATTGACCAATGAATGTGTTAATCTAATGCCTAATAACACTTTAGATGGCTATGACTTGATGATTCATGAAAGCATGAAGTCTTCTGGAGTTCTAAATATCATTACTGATGATGGTGACTATACTACCGTTGATGGTATTAATGTTTACACTTCTAATGCAAATGTTTTAGCAGCAGCAGCGAGTCAAAATAAACTAGCTAACTAG
- a CDS encoding STM2901 family protein, whose translation MDTTEQLDGTYYFNQLPNLTPQELLFWILIDETQKQLGVQDILAVAGLILGNNNIDVPGKPNTATPGTSVASLFFRKHLSYKFRRRILPTLTAKSFSLRGLKIFWVNNLGAFVGRAVPVVGWLILANDVAQISFHTVHRYNLIVRPEDKIW comes from the coding sequence ATGGATACAACAGAGCAACTGGATGGTACGTATTATTTCAACCAATTGCCTAATCTGACGCCGCAGGAGTTGCTGTTCTGGATACTTATTGATGAGACACAAAAGCAACTAGGCGTTCAGGATATTTTGGCCGTTGCGGGATTAATTCTGGGCAACAATAATATCGACGTACCAGGGAAACCTAACACGGCAACCCCCGGTACTTCCGTTGCGTCGCTCTTTTTCCGCAAACACCTTTCTTACAAATTCCGGCGCCGCATTCTGCCAACGCTGACCGCCAAATCTTTCAGCCTGCGTGGGCTGAAGATTTTTTGGGTAAATAATCTGGGGGCATTTGTAGGCAGAGCCGTGCCTGTTGTCGGATGGTTGATTCTGGCAAACGATGTTGCACAAATTAGTTTCCACACTGTCCATCGCTATAACCTGATTGTGCGACCGGAGGATAAAATCTGGTGA
- a CDS encoding DUF1493 family protein, which translates to MNNMTATPDAVREFILRELPLVTTFLLKKIEVGDDDILQEQFEADDIAEMAKKFFNDFDVQPAGFNLVAYFPWKTSSLFSRKNVKQDKEPLTIRMFIESARAGRWLF; encoded by the coding sequence GTGAATAATATGACAGCAACCCCTGATGCAGTGCGCGAATTTATTCTGCGTGAGCTGCCGCTGGTGACGACGTTTCTGTTGAAGAAAATTGAAGTCGGCGACGATGACATTCTGCAGGAACAGTTCGAGGCGGATGATATCGCTGAAATGGCGAAAAAGTTTTTTAATGACTTTGATGTGCAGCCAGCAGGCTTCAATCTTGTCGCTTATTTCCCCTGGAAAACCTCCTCGCTGTTCTCACGCAAAAATGTAAAACAGGATAAAGAGCCACTGACCATAAGAATGTTTATTGAGTCAGCCCGTGCAGGGCGCTGGCTTTTCTGA
- a CDS encoding AAA family ATPase translates to MLNSKDIINSSKDYFILVGKNGSGKSRLLHNLAEEFHDSGYTTIAVSNTLFDKFRTHQKSLNYNYIGNKLGRNFPAQAIKKTLSTKSKNKVNSIFSVLDHIGYEQTIGISVKFKKKFKDAIRYNKNSAGDYYPIFFDSSDEEIPDELKMAIDKAIHQINYGYSALVWLNNQSNVFYEGNFDAYLLLLKFEKILKKAKIISGIEVFLRKGKTSFPLSFASSGELSFIALLVHIAFCANDRSFIFIDEPENSLHPQWQREYFDLLKGAIGYNRCKVIVATHSPLIISSVSEKNEVAIFKRENDFFSRVVSFSDNAEELYIDYFDTLTPKNRALSNRCVDIIDKFTSGEISLKTARERLAEFQDMANDIAQEKFLIGVGELISKVAIKKGIE, encoded by the coding sequence ATGTTAAACTCTAAAGACATTATAAATTCCTCAAAAGATTATTTTATTTTAGTAGGAAAAAATGGAAGCGGCAAAAGTAGGCTGCTGCACAATTTAGCTGAAGAGTTTCACGATTCAGGATACACTACAATTGCAGTTTCAAATACTCTTTTTGATAAATTTCGAACTCATCAAAAAAGCCTAAACTACAACTATATCGGCAATAAACTTGGTAGGAATTTTCCTGCTCAAGCGATCAAAAAAACTCTTTCCACTAAAAGCAAGAATAAAGTCAATAGCATATTTTCAGTTTTAGACCATATAGGATATGAACAGACAATTGGAATTTCAGTGAAATTCAAGAAAAAATTCAAAGATGCAATAAGATATAATAAAAACTCAGCAGGCGATTACTATCCAATTTTCTTTGATAGCAGCGATGAAGAAATACCTGATGAGCTTAAAATGGCCATAGATAAAGCTATTCATCAGATAAACTACGGTTACAGCGCTTTAGTTTGGCTAAATAATCAAAGCAATGTATTTTATGAAGGTAATTTCGACGCCTATTTGCTTTTACTAAAGTTCGAAAAAATTTTGAAAAAGGCAAAAATAATATCAGGAATAGAAGTTTTTTTGAGAAAAGGAAAAACGTCATTTCCACTGAGTTTTGCAAGTTCAGGAGAACTATCTTTTATAGCATTACTCGTACATATTGCTTTTTGTGCAAATGACCGCTCATTTATTTTTATCGATGAACCTGAGAATAGTCTTCACCCTCAATGGCAAAGGGAGTATTTCGACCTTCTGAAGGGAGCTATTGGATACAATCGATGTAAAGTTATTGTAGCAACACATTCACCTCTTATTATATCTTCTGTTTCAGAAAAGAATGAAGTGGCAATTTTCAAGAGAGAAAATGACTTTTTTTCCAGAGTTGTATCTTTTAGTGATAATGCTGAAGAGTTATATATTGATTATTTTGACACGCTGACACCTAAGAACAGAGCCTTATCAAACCGATGTGTAGATATCATTGATAAATTTACAAGCGGTGAAATATCATTAAAAACTGCAAGAGAACGTCTTGCGGAATTTCAAGACATGGCAAATGACATTGCTCAAGAAAAATTCCTTATTGGTGTTGGTGAGTTAATTTCAAAAGTTGCCATTAAGAAAGGGATTGAATAA
- a CDS encoding carbonic anhydrase encodes MIVTTLKPLLAKNRSWALQRRQRNPDYFKKFLHQQKPHSLWIGCSDSRVPAEVLTGSHPGELFVHRNIANMVIEDDDNLLSVLQYALFFLGVKRIVLSGHYGCGGVEAAQNLPGSVLDGQESALARRIQTLRNDIQQGLAESPASDVAPGEQLDRLVEANVKAQFARLVKSEPVRQIWQSGQELEVFGCVYDLRSGHLKELIHQSAEEPSL; translated from the coding sequence ATGATTGTGACGACACTTAAACCCTTATTAGCGAAAAATCGCAGTTGGGCCTTGCAGCGCCGCCAGCGTAATCCGGATTATTTTAAAAAATTCCTTCATCAGCAAAAGCCGCACTCACTCTGGATAGGTTGCTCTGATAGTCGCGTTCCGGCTGAGGTATTAACCGGCTCCCATCCTGGCGAACTCTTTGTACATCGTAATATCGCCAACATGGTGATTGAGGACGACGACAATTTGCTGAGCGTACTGCAATACGCGCTCTTCTTTCTCGGTGTGAAACGCATTGTCCTTAGCGGCCACTATGGCTGTGGCGGCGTAGAAGCCGCGCAAAACCTGCCGGGCAGCGTGCTGGACGGACAGGAAAGCGCGCTGGCGAGACGTATTCAGACGCTGCGAAATGATATTCAGCAGGGGCTGGCAGAAAGCCCGGCCTCAGACGTGGCGCCGGGTGAACAGCTTGATCGGCTGGTTGAGGCCAACGTGAAGGCGCAATTCGCCAGACTGGTGAAATCTGAACCGGTCCGGCAAATCTGGCAATCGGGCCAGGAACTGGAGGTGTTTGGTTGTGTTTATGACCTGCGCTCCGGTCATCTCAAAGAACTGATTCATCAATCTGCAGAGGAACCTTCATTATGA
- a CDS encoding GGDEF domain-containing protein, producing the protein MRMQLFEEHNAKKNAFSLFLVTLLFCFIGGHLRIPQELSLFWPVNAIVTGVIVRNPYLHQTRYYLATFAGMVFNDTVFSGWALSAFTLNLANLLFVLIAVTLLIKHRQNDSGRERIINVLRIFPACLLAALACASWGALAQQADFTVGLAMAWGEWFSEQFSTGLMVLPFLLTRDWSSLSPRQFLQLRKLAPVIALIFSMMIGAIMGGAGSLTLPVPALVWCAIVLPMPLTSLVILLSGIVEIILVSHGVMNIQGDDTLLPVSHLTSARLGVATIAISPLIVAASMDAIRQLNQRLALRANYDFLTRLLSRSGLYESLGAEPIFPDRKVGVILLDVDYFKAINDNFGHDAGDSVLEEIARRMQQVIGKEGRVCRFGGEEFVVVLFDQNPAKLYFLAESIRQKMAKEKFWLQGSTATVTVSLGLAHSSAGEATEWHRVINRLISAADKNLYLSKRNGRNQTSPVNYCGISSDVA; encoded by the coding sequence ATGCGCATGCAGCTGTTTGAAGAGCACAACGCTAAGAAGAACGCATTTTCGCTGTTTTTAGTGACGTTGTTATTTTGCTTTATCGGCGGACACCTGCGCATCCCACAGGAGCTGTCACTGTTCTGGCCAGTCAACGCGATCGTCACTGGCGTTATCGTCCGAAATCCTTATCTGCATCAGACCCGCTATTACCTGGCTACGTTTGCTGGCATGGTGTTTAACGACACTGTTTTTTCAGGCTGGGCGCTTTCTGCCTTCACGCTAAACCTGGCGAATCTTCTGTTTGTGCTGATAGCGGTTACGCTGCTGATAAAGCATCGTCAGAATGATTCCGGAAGGGAGCGCATTATCAATGTGCTACGTATTTTCCCCGCCTGCCTGCTGGCCGCGTTAGCCTGTGCCAGCTGGGGGGCACTGGCACAGCAGGCTGATTTCACTGTCGGTCTGGCGATGGCCTGGGGTGAGTGGTTTAGTGAGCAGTTCTCTACCGGGCTCATGGTGCTGCCGTTTTTGCTGACGCGTGACTGGTCGTCGCTGTCGCCCCGCCAGTTTTTGCAGCTGCGCAAGCTGGCACCCGTTATCGCTCTGATCTTTTCGATGATGATTGGGGCAATAATGGGTGGCGCAGGTAGCCTGACGTTACCGGTTCCGGCGCTGGTGTGGTGTGCCATCGTGTTGCCGATGCCGCTGACCAGCCTGGTGATTCTGCTGAGCGGTATTGTCGAAATCATTCTGGTTTCGCACGGCGTAATGAACATTCAGGGCGATGATACCCTCCTGCCCGTCAGCCACCTGACCTCGGCGCGGCTGGGTGTGGCGACTATCGCAATTAGCCCGCTGATCGTGGCCGCGAGCATGGATGCCATTCGCCAGCTGAATCAACGGCTCGCGCTGCGCGCGAATTACGATTTCCTGACCCGGCTGCTGTCGCGTTCCGGCTTATATGAAAGCCTGGGTGCGGAGCCTATTTTCCCGGATCGTAAGGTGGGTGTGATTCTGCTGGATGTCGACTACTTCAAAGCGATTAATGATAATTTTGGTCATGACGCGGGTGACAGCGTGCTGGAAGAGATCGCTCGCCGGATGCAGCAGGTTATCGGTAAAGAGGGACGTGTCTGCCGGTTTGGCGGAGAGGAATTTGTGGTGGTGCTGTTCGACCAGAATCCCGCAAAGCTTTATTTTCTCGCCGAGAGCATCCGGCAGAAGATGGCGAAAGAGAAATTCTGGCTACAGGGCAGTACGGCTACCGTGACCGTCAGCCTGGGGCTGGCGCATAGCAGTGCCGGAGAAGCGACGGAGTGGCACCGCGTGATTAACCGGCTCATTTCGGCAGCGGATAAAAACCTCTATCTCTCGAAGCGCAATGGCCGTAACCAGACCTCACCCGTCAACTATTGCGGCATCTCCAGCGACGTGGCATAA
- a CDS encoding 5'-nucleotidase, lipoprotein e(P4) family, with protein MKTSAKLAASGLVALLLTGCASSTHQTAQQQLGQQSVLAVNWFQQSGEYQALTWQAFNTARMAFDQAPSLTGKPKAVIVDLDETMLDNSAYSAWQAKNGQPFSSKTWSAWTQARQAKAVPGAVEFARHVTENGGTLFYVSNRDQKDYAATVANMQQLGFPDVSDKTVRLNTDSSNKQARFDAIKNAGYNVVLYVGDNLNDFGGATWHKGNQTRRDFVNLNHQQFGTQFIVLPNPLYGDWESGMAENYNKLTPEQQLSVRESRLQSWNGK; from the coding sequence ATGAAAACCTCCGCAAAACTCGCAGCATCCGGACTGGTCGCGCTGCTCCTGACCGGCTGCGCCTCGTCGACACATCAGACCGCGCAACAGCAACTCGGTCAGCAATCGGTGCTGGCTGTAAACTGGTTCCAGCAGTCTGGCGAATATCAGGCGCTGACCTGGCAGGCGTTTAACACCGCGCGCATGGCATTTGATCAGGCACCGTCGCTGACCGGCAAACCCAAAGCGGTGATTGTCGATCTGGATGAAACCATGCTGGATAACAGCGCCTACAGCGCGTGGCAGGCGAAAAACGGCCAGCCGTTCAGCAGCAAAACCTGGTCAGCCTGGACGCAGGCGCGTCAGGCGAAAGCGGTGCCGGGCGCGGTTGAGTTCGCGCGTCATGTGACAGAGAATGGCGGCACGCTGTTTTATGTGTCGAACCGCGATCAGAAAGATTACGCTGCCACGGTCGCCAATATGCAGCAGCTCGGCTTCCCTGACGTCAGCGATAAAACGGTACGTCTGAATACCGACAGCTCCAATAAGCAGGCACGTTTCGATGCCATCAAAAATGCGGGCTATAACGTGGTGCTTTACGTCGGCGATAACCTCAACGATTTTGGTGGGGCGACCTGGCATAAAGGGAATCAGACGCGTCGCGATTTCGTGAATCTTAATCATCAGCAGTTCGGGACGCAGTTTATCGTGTTACCTAATCCACTCTACGGCGACTGGGAGAGCGGAATGGCGGAAAACTACAATAAGCTGACCCCGGAACAGCAGTTGTCGGTGCGTGAATCACGTCTGCAGAGCTGGAACGGTAAATAA
- a CDS encoding polyphenol oxidase family protein, which yields MAVIPRSPLLDSLEWLDYAFQPAGEPPPADAAYGHQRHSATVVTDSENIPPKSCESDGVIGSGTRPVAVYTADCLPVLFADRQQRIVAAVHAGLKGTLAGVLTRAVEKLGEQGCNPQDLVVAIGPAMGPCCYELAEPQLAEIAQNPAFTSGLRWHRNQPVNPQAQRPQAAAHQQGVWFDLPALATQLLVNAGVPAAQIDNVNVCTYCMAESGSSYRFNTHHSSGYRSRYSWIRRR from the coding sequence ATGGCCGTGATCCCGCGCTCGCCGTTGCTCGATTCGCTGGAGTGGCTCGATTATGCGTTTCAGCCAGCCGGTGAGCCGCCTCCCGCCGATGCCGCCTATGGACATCAGCGCCACAGCGCAACCGTGGTCACCGATAGTGAGAACATTCCGCCCAAAAGCTGTGAGTCCGATGGCGTGATCGGCAGCGGAACGCGACCGGTGGCGGTCTACACCGCCGATTGTCTGCCGGTGCTGTTCGCCGACCGCCAACAGCGGATCGTGGCGGCGGTGCATGCCGGACTTAAGGGTACGCTGGCGGGTGTGCTGACCCGCGCGGTAGAAAAACTGGGCGAGCAGGGCTGCAACCCACAGGATCTGGTGGTGGCGATTGGCCCGGCGATGGGCCCCTGCTGCTATGAGCTGGCCGAACCGCAGCTGGCGGAGATTGCGCAGAACCCAGCGTTTACCAGCGGGTTACGCTGGCACCGGAATCAACCGGTAAACCCACAAGCACAACGTCCACAGGCCGCAGCCCATCAGCAGGGTGTCTGGTTCGATCTGCCCGCACTGGCGACGCAGCTGCTGGTCAACGCGGGTGTGCCGGCCGCGCAGATCGACAACGTTAATGTCTGCACCTATTGCATGGCCGAGAGCGGTTCCAGCTACCGCTTCAATACCCACCATAGCAGCGGCTATCGTTCGCGCTATTCGTGGATCCGGCGGCGTTAA
- the ddlA gene encoding D-alanine--D-alanine ligase → MTKLRVGIVFGGKSAEHEVSLQSAKNILEAIDKTRFDVVLLGIDKQGHWRLNDASNFLLNAENPALIALNHAAEDVALVPGKTQQQIITRHNAHPLSQIDVIFPIVHGTLGEDGSLQGLLRMASLPFVGSDVLGSAVSMDKDFTKRLLRDAGLNVAPWLSVTQAQRAHLDPEAVIARFGLPLFIKPANQGSSVGVSKVDSIEEFDAALALAFSFDRKVLIEQGIKGREIECAVLGNDAPEASPCGEVVVHDAFYSYDTKYISESGAQTVVPAAIAAETSDAIRDVAIKAFTALECFGMARVDVFLTDDGEIIVNEVNTLPGFTNISMYPKLWQAAGLSYQDLISRLIDLAIERHQQASTLKSSVS, encoded by the coding sequence ATGACAAAGTTGCGGGTAGGGATCGTGTTTGGCGGGAAGTCGGCCGAGCATGAGGTGTCGTTGCAGTCGGCCAAAAATATCCTTGAGGCGATCGACAAAACCAGGTTTGACGTGGTGTTGCTGGGCATCGACAAACAGGGACACTGGCGTCTGAATGATGCGTCCAACTTCTTACTTAACGCTGAAAATCCGGCGCTGATCGCACTGAATCACGCCGCTGAAGATGTGGCGCTGGTGCCGGGCAAGACGCAGCAGCAGATCATCACCCGTCACAACGCCCATCCACTGTCGCAAATCGACGTTATCTTCCCGATTGTTCACGGTACGCTGGGTGAAGATGGTTCTCTGCAGGGTCTGCTACGTATGGCCTCTTTACCGTTCGTCGGGTCCGATGTGCTGGGTTCTGCGGTGAGCATGGACAAAGATTTCACCAAACGCCTGCTACGCGATGCCGGCCTCAACGTCGCGCCGTGGCTGAGCGTCACTCAGGCACAACGCGCCCATCTGGATCCAGAGGCCGTGATTGCCCGCTTTGGTCTGCCGCTGTTTATCAAACCCGCCAACCAGGGTTCTTCAGTGGGCGTGAGCAAAGTAGATAGCATTGAAGAGTTTGATGCCGCGCTGGCACTGGCTTTCTCCTTTGACCGCAAAGTACTGATTGAACAGGGGATAAAAGGTCGGGAGATTGAGTGCGCGGTGCTGGGCAACGATGCGCCCGAAGCCAGCCCCTGTGGCGAAGTGGTGGTGCATGACGCCTTCTACTCGTATGACACCAAATATATCTCTGAGAGCGGTGCGCAGACGGTGGTCCCGGCGGCTATCGCAGCGGAAACCAGCGATGCGATTCGTGACGTCGCCATCAAGGCCTTTACCGCGCTGGAGTGCTTTGGCATGGCGCGCGTCGATGTGTTCCTGACTGACGACGGCGAAATTATCGTCAATGAAGTGAATACCCTGCCCGGCTTTACCAATATCAGCATGTACCCGAAACTCTGGCAGGCAGCCGGGCTCAGCTATCAGGATCTAATCAGCCGTCTGATCGACCTGGCGATTGAACGCCACCAGCAGGCCAGCACGCTGAAAAGCAGCGTCAGTTGA
- a CDS encoding SulP family inorganic anion transporter: MNLDTLRRDIPAGLVVFLVALPLCLGIAQASGLPPFAGLLTGVIGGLVVTSLSPSRFAVSGPAAGLVTIVVASMASLGSFSAFLTALIIAGALQCLFGLLRAGRFISLVPGSVIKGMLAAIGLLLIMQQIPVALGAAGDAELVSLVTGEMTFSLPAILVAGVGLAILCLWTTAPVKRIKALAWIPGPLIAVLIGCLATVMGGRLFPEMTQGLARISLPAFDSVSALVAELETPDWMAWQNPQVWVVAVTLALVASLETLLSQEALKKLRPQTPAPSPNKEMFAQGIGNLAAGFLGAMPITAVIVRSSVNVSAGAQTKLSIFIHGVLLLICGMWFSEMLNAIPLASLAAVLLYTGYKLATPRLFVEQFRMGAQQYVPFLATIIGIITLGMLVGIGIGIATQILYSIYKSHRNALQLTRYDDHYVLRFQQNLTFMHNPRLQGLLDEIPENSVVIVDNDNAEYIDPDVKAVLKDFGDNADKRGIRLSQWPVAVK, from the coding sequence ATGAACCTCGATACCCTGCGTCGCGATATTCCGGCGGGTCTGGTGGTGTTTCTGGTCGCCTTACCGCTCTGTCTTGGCATCGCACAGGCCAGCGGATTACCGCCGTTTGCCGGTCTGCTGACGGGTGTGATTGGCGGTCTGGTCGTGACGTCGCTGAGTCCATCCCGATTTGCCGTCAGCGGCCCGGCAGCGGGCCTGGTCACTATCGTGGTCGCCTCAATGGCGTCGCTAGGCAGTTTCTCCGCGTTTCTCACTGCACTGATTATTGCCGGGGCACTGCAATGCCTGTTTGGTCTGCTGCGTGCCGGACGGTTTATTTCGCTGGTGCCGGGCAGCGTCATCAAAGGGATGCTGGCGGCGATTGGTTTGCTGCTCATCATGCAGCAGATCCCGGTGGCACTGGGTGCCGCTGGCGATGCGGAGCTGGTGTCGCTGGTGACCGGCGAGATGACCTTCTCGCTGCCCGCCATCCTGGTAGCGGGTGTCGGTCTGGCCATTTTATGTCTCTGGACCACCGCACCGGTTAAACGGATCAAAGCGCTGGCCTGGATCCCCGGCCCGCTGATAGCCGTGCTCATCGGCTGCCTGGCTACCGTGATGGGTGGGAGGCTGTTTCCTGAGATGACGCAGGGTCTGGCTCGCATTTCGCTGCCCGCTTTTGACAGCGTCTCTGCGCTGGTGGCGGAGCTGGAAACGCCTGACTGGATGGCCTGGCAGAATCCGCAGGTCTGGGTGGTTGCGGTGACCTTAGCCCTGGTCGCCAGTCTGGAAACTCTGCTGAGCCAGGAGGCGCTGAAAAAACTGCGTCCTCAGACGCCCGCGCCGTCGCCCAACAAAGAGATGTTCGCGCAGGGTATCGGTAACCTGGCGGCCGGTTTCCTTGGGGCGATGCCGATCACGGCGGTGATTGTGCGCAGTTCAGTGAACGTCAGTGCGGGTGCGCAGACCAAATTGTCGATTTTCATTCACGGTGTACTGCTGCTGATTTGCGGCATGTGGTTCAGCGAGATGCTTAATGCCATTCCGCTGGCCAGCCTCGCTGCCGTACTGCTCTATACCGGTTATAAACTGGCGACACCGCGACTGTTCGTTGAGCAGTTCCGGATGGGCGCGCAGCAGTACGTGCCGTTTCTGGCCACCATCATCGGGATTATCACGCTGGGCATGCTGGTCGGTATTGGTATCGGTATCGCCACGCAGATCCTCTATAGCATCTACAAGAGTCATCGCAACGCACTGCAGCTCACCCGCTATGATGACCACTATGTGCTGCGCTTTCAGCAGAACCTGACCTTTATGCATAATCCCAGGCTCCAGGGATTGCTGGATGAGATCCCGGAGAACAGCGTGGTCATCGTTGATAACGACAATGCGGAATATATCGATCCCGACGTCAAAGCGGTGCTGAAAGATTTTGGCGATAACGCAGACAAACGCGGCATTCGCCTGAGTCAGTGGCCGGTTGCGGTAAAATAG
- a CDS encoding HNH endonuclease, with protein MNNISFLEEERVLMANAIEQGHTFWSDESLGDLKRKIKNHLRQNQQECCCYCSRNIDDEFNMVLDIEHIIPKSKIKSEMFEMMNLAVSCKRCNMRIKGEDVSFIEGDFEDFKASENYYQTECYKFIHPNIDNWDENLTYLVAQVNRRKIVYYNVMPGSAKGEFTKKYFELDKIQANTFDEAQEATGRKEPFDPKIAEQFSNLVNSMLG; from the coding sequence ATGAATAACATTTCATTTCTAGAAGAGGAAAGAGTCTTAATGGCAAACGCTATCGAGCAAGGCCATACATTCTGGAGTGATGAGTCTCTTGGTGATCTTAAAAGAAAAATAAAAAATCACCTTAGACAAAATCAGCAGGAATGTTGTTGTTATTGTTCTCGTAACATTGACGATGAATTTAACATGGTACTTGACATTGAGCATATTATTCCAAAATCAAAAATCAAGTCAGAAATGTTTGAGATGATGAATTTGGCAGTATCTTGTAAAAGATGCAACATGAGAATTAAAGGTGAGGATGTTTCTTTTATTGAGGGAGATTTTGAAGATTTCAAAGCTTCTGAAAATTATTATCAAACCGAATGTTATAAGTTTATTCATCCCAACATTGATAATTGGGATGAAAACTTAACATATTTAGTGGCTCAAGTTAATAGAAGAAAAATTGTTTATTATAATGTAATGCCCGGAAGTGCAAAAGGGGAATTTACCAAAAAATATTTTGAGCTCGATAAAATTCAAGCTAATACATTTGATGAGGCACAGGAAGCTACAGGTAGAAAAGAACCCTTTGACCCGAAAATTGCTGAACAGTTTTCAAATCTCGTCAATTCAATGTTAGGTTAA
- a CDS encoding tyrosine-type recombinase/integrase: MAIGKLPTGEWQTQVFPNGRDDKRIRRQFATKGEAQSFKKFVKDQRQDKPWLGEKTDKRRIIELVELWFNTHGITLADGEKRRTTMAFACEAMGNPLATEFNAKIFASYREQRLSGKITRSSRVKTVTPRTVNLELAYFRAMFNELRRLDEWTAANPLENVREFKISESEMAYLTIEEIRTLLAECENSRSKDLTTIVKICLATGARWSEAEGLKGNQIRTGQIIYVKTKGKKNRAVPITEKLQADLPSSRKAQELFKPCYSAFRKAMQRAGIETPAGQLTHVLRHTFASHFMMNGGNILVLQRILGHTDIKVTMRYAHFAPDHLSEAMLLNPLNFVEL; encoded by the coding sequence ATGGCGATAGGTAAATTACCCACTGGGGAATGGCAGACTCAGGTTTTCCCGAACGGCCGAGACGATAAGAGAATACGCCGCCAGTTCGCCACTAAAGGCGAAGCGCAATCTTTTAAGAAGTTCGTAAAAGATCAGCGTCAGGACAAGCCTTGGCTGGGTGAGAAAACAGATAAGCGCCGGATAATTGAGCTGGTTGAATTGTGGTTCAACACGCATGGCATCACCTTGGCGGATGGTGAGAAGCGGCGAACTACGATGGCGTTCGCCTGCGAAGCGATGGGAAATCCACTCGCTACCGAGTTCAACGCGAAGATTTTTGCGTCTTATCGCGAGCAGCGGTTAAGCGGGAAGATCACCCGCTCCAGCCGAGTGAAGACAGTTACGCCGCGCACAGTTAATTTAGAGCTGGCGTATTTCAGGGCGATGTTCAACGAGCTGCGTCGATTGGATGAATGGACCGCAGCTAATCCACTTGAGAACGTACGCGAATTTAAGATCAGTGAATCCGAGATGGCGTATCTCACCATTGAGGAAATCAGAACCCTCCTCGCCGAATGTGAGAACAGCCGATCTAAAGATCTGACGACCATTGTGAAAATCTGCCTGGCAACAGGTGCACGATGGAGTGAAGCCGAAGGCTTGAAGGGCAACCAAATCCGCACCGGTCAGATCATCTACGTGAAAACTAAAGGCAAGAAAAACCGCGCGGTGCCGATAACTGAAAAATTACAGGCTGATCTGCCATCCAGCAGGAAAGCGCAGGAGCTCTTTAAACCTTGTTACTCAGCCTTTAGAAAGGCTATGCAACGCGCTGGTATCGAGACACCTGCAGGGCAGCTTACGCATGTTTTGCGCCACACCTTCGCGTCTCACTTCATGATGAATGGTGGCAACATCCTTGTGCTTCAGCGAATATTGGGACATACAGATATTAAGGTGACTATGCGGTACGCACATTTTGCACCGGATCATTTGTCGGAAGCAATGTTGCTTAACCCATTAAACTTCGTGGAGCTATAA